CGCGATTCAGGCGCGGGCGGGACTGATTTGTCTGGATCATCGACAGCGGGAGCGTGAGCCCTGACAGCAGGCGTTCTCACCGACTGAATCACGCGGCAGCGATTCCGTCAGTTCACGGTTTTGATATAGCATTTATACGTTTATTCGTGTGATGGAGAGGATCGTCTCGAGACGGATAGAAGCGAGTTACGTTCCGTCCTCGTCGGTATCAGCGTCCGCGTCACTCCCATCATCCGCGTCGTCGGGATTGACGGCTGCGTCGGATCGCTGGGCGTCCTCCTCGGGGTCGACCGTCGCGTCGCTTCGTTGGAACTCGTCGTCCATATCGTCGGGATTGACTTCGAACCCGGACGCGTCGTCAGTCAGTTCAGACGGATCAGCGGAGAGACCGCGATCGGTCGCCTCGTCGGGCTCCGACTCGTCGTCTTCCATCGGCTCCGAAACGTCCGTCTCGTCCATGCCGCTCATACTCCCCGCGGGTTCGGTTCGGTCGGTACTCGCGTCGGCCGTCGATTCTTCGCCCCCGTCGTCAGGCGCGTGCTCGAGCAGCGATCCCTCGAGTCGGATCGCGTCGTCGGTGACCTCGGCGACGGCCTCGTGGTCCAGCGGCAGGGGCTCGTCGGCGCGACTCTCCCAGCCGATCGACGACTTGATCGAATCCACGGCGTCCGCGTTGGGTCGGACGTAGGCGATATCGTCCTCGACGGTCTCGATCGTCCCGACCCGGTCGCCGTTGGCGTTCTCGACCGGCTTCCCGCGGTCGTCGTCCGTAAACTCGGGCATGGGTAGCGGTAGTCGAATCCGGGCCAAGCGACTGGTGCCTGCAACAGCCGTGGCAGTGAGGGCGAGCGGAGACTACCGGCCACGCACTCGAAGCGGGATTCGGAGCGATCGGCTGACAAACACGCAGAAGTATCGGCCAAAACCGCGGGATAGCGACGGGTCGGTCAGATATCGACGCCACCCCATACGTTTTTGCTTGCATACTGGAAACGGACGGTATGTCACTCGAAGACGACTCCCTCGAGTACCACGCGGAGCGGCCGCCCGGGAAACTCGAGATCAGGACGACGAAGCCCACGAACACTCAGCGGGAGTTGAGCCTCGCGTACTCGCCCGGCGTCGCCGGCCCCTGCCGGGCGATCGACGAGGACCCCGACGAGGCCTACCGCTACACGGTCAAGGGGAACCTCGTCGGCGTCGTCTCGAACGGGTCGGCCGTCCTCGGACTGGGCGATATCGGTCCGCAGGCGTCGAAACCCGTCATGGAGGGGAAAGGGGTGCTGTTCAAGCGCTTCGCCGATATCGACGTCTTCGACGTGGAACTCGACCACGACGATCCGGACGACTTCGTCGACTCCGTCGCCGGAATGGAGCCGACCTTCGGCGGGATCAATCTCGAGGACATCAAGGCGCCCGAGTGTTTCGTCATCGAGGAGCGCCTCCGCGAGCGGATGGACATTCCGGTCTTTCACGACGACCAGCACGGGACCGCGATCATCTCCGGTGCCGCGCTGTTGAACGCGACGGAAATCGCCGGCAAGGACCTCGAGGATCTCGAGGTGACCTTCGCCGGCGCCGGTGCGGCGGCGGTCGCGACCGCTCGATTCTACGTCTCGCTGGGCGTTAAGCGGGAGAATATCACGATGGTCGATATCGACGGCATTCTCACCACCGAGCGGGCAGAAGCCGGTGATCTGAACGCCTACAACCGCGAGTTCGCGAAAGACGTTCCGGAGGGGGGCCTCGAGCAAGCGATGGAGGGCGCCGACGTCTTCGTCGGCCTCGCGGCCGGCGGCATCGTCTCACAGGAGATGGTCCGCTCGATGGCGGCGGATCCGATCATCTTCGCGATGGCGAACCCGACACCTGAAATCGGCTACGAGGAGGCCAAGGAGGCCCGCGACGATACGGTCATTATGGCGACCGGCCGCTCCGATTACCCGAACCAGGTCAACAACGTGCTGGGCTTTCCCTTCATCTTCCGCGGAGCACTCGACGTCCGCGCCACCGAGATCAACGAGGCGATGAAAGTCGCCGCCGCGGAGGCGCTCGCCGACCTCGCGAAGGAGGACGTCCCCGACGCCGTTCGCAAGGCCTACGGCGACCAGCCCCTGCAGTTCGGCCCCGAGTACATCATCCCGAAGCCGATGGATCCCCGTGTGCTGTTCGAACTCGCACCCGCCGTCGCGCAGGCGGCGATCGACACCGGCGTCGCCCGGACCGACCTCGAGGTCGACACCTACGTCGAGGAACTCGAGGCCCGGCTGGGCAAGTCCCGCGAGATGATGCGCGTCGTCCTCAACAAGGCCCAGAGCGACCCCAAGCGCCTCGCGCTCGCGGAAGGAGATAACGAGAAGATCATCCGAGCAGCCTACCAGCTCCGGGAGCAAGGGATCGCCGAGCCGGTCCTGATCGGCAACCGCGACGAGATCGAGCGGACGGCGGACGAACTCGGCCTCGAGTTCGAGCCCGAAATCGTCGACCCCGAGACCGGCGACTACGACGAGTACGTCGACGCGCTCTACCAGCGGCGCAAGCGCAAGGGAATCACCCGGACGGAGGCCGCGGAGTTCATCGAGGACAGCAACTACTTCGCGTCGGTGATGGTCGATCAGGGCGACGCCGACGCGATGCTAACGGGGCTAACTCACCACTACCCGTCGGCGCTGCGGCCGCTCCTGCAGGTCATCGGCACCGCCGAGGACGTCGACTACGCCGCCGGCGTCTACATGTTGACGTTCAAGAACCGGGTCGTCTTCCTCGCGGACGCGACGGTAAACCAGGACCCCGACGCGGAAACGCTCGCCGAGGTGACCCAGCACGCGGCCGACATCGCCCGGCGGTTCGACGTCGAACCCCGCGCGGCCCTCCTCTCCTATTCCGACTTCGGCAGCGTCGACAACGAGGGCACCCGCAAACCCCGGCGCGCGGCCGAGATACTGCGGGACGATCCGGCCGTCGATTTCCCCGTCGACGGCGAGATGCAGGCCGATACCGCCGTCGTCGAGGAGACCCTGCAGGGCACTTACGAGTTCGCCGACCTCGACGAACCGGCGAACGTGCTCGTCCTGCCGAACCTCGAGGCGGGCAACATCACCTACAAGCTGCTCCAGCGGTTGGGCGGCGCCGAGGCGGTCGGCCCGATGCTCGCCGGGATGGCCGAACCGGTCCACGTCCTCCAGCGCGACGACGAAGTCAAGGACATCGTGAATCTGGCGGCGGTCGCGACGGTCGAGGCCCAGCGCTCCGACTGATCTGGAAAGTCGCTCGAGGGGCCGTCGTTCGTCCGCTTTTCCGTCGCTGATTCCGGCCGACAGATACTGCCTCCTCGAGACGGGAGTGGGAACCGTCGCATGGACTGGCGGTACCGCGAGACGGTGCTGGCGCTGTGTACGCTCGCCTTTTTCGCGACGATGGTGGGGCGACTGGCCTTCAGCCCGGTCGTCCCCGAAATCACGGGCGAGTTCGGCGTCAGCAACACTCACGTCGGAATCGCGCTGACGGGCATGTGGCTCGCGTACGCGTTCGCGCAGTACCCGAGCGGGATCCTCGCCGACCGGTACGGGGAGCGACTCGTTATCTTGGCGTCGGTCGGCGGCACCGGCGCGACCTGTCTCCTCGTCGTCTTCGCACCCCATTTCGCCGTCTTCGTGCTCGGGGCGGTCTTGCTCGGTGGCGCCGCCGGACTCCACTACAGCGTCGCGACGGCGCTGCTTACCCGAACGTACGACGATCTCGGAACTGCAGTCGGCATTCACAACGCCGGCGCGCCGGCCGCGGGGCTGATAACGCCGGTCGTCGTCTCCTGGATCGCCGTCCGGTACGGCTGGCGGCCAGCAGTCTCGATCACGGCGGCCGTCGCCGTACCGGCCGCCGTGCTCTTCGCGTGGCGCGTACGGCCGACCGAGCCCCGCCGCCCCGACCAACCGCTCCGGGAGCGACTCTCGCCGGGGCCGATGCTCGAGGTGCTGTCGCGGCCGCCGATCGTCTACACCGGCGTCATCGCCATCATCTTCGATTTCACCTGGCAGGGACTGGCCTCGTTTCTGCCGACGTTTTTCGTCGAATTCCACGGCTACGCGACGACGACGGCCGGCACCATGTTCGCCGGCTATTTCATCGTACAGGGAGTGCTCCAGATCGCCGTCGGCCGAATCGCCGATCGGTTGGGCCGCGATATCGGTATCCTCTGTTGTGCGGCGACCGGGATCGCGGGGCTCGCGTTACTCGTCGTCGGCACCGGCTTGGTGGCGCTCTCGAGCGGTATCGTGCTGCTCGGGACGGGCATGGGCTGGGGCGCCGCGGTCTTCCCGCGGTTCATGGATCACCTCTCTGAAGCCGAGCAAAGCGCCGGCTTCGGACTCGTCCGAACCGTCTACATGATCGTCGCCTCGACGGGCTCGATCGCCGTCGGATTCGTTACCGATGTCGCCGGCTGGGCGGCCTCCTTCGGCGCGCTGGCCGCGCTGCTGGCGATCGTCCTCTGCCTGCTGGCGGCCAATCGAGCCCTCGATCACAGGTATTAAATCACTATTCGCTATACGAAATGCAGCACAACTCGAGAACGTGGCCGCTCTCGAGGGGCGACGAACAGGCTCGGTAGATACATACGGCTCTCCGCGGTACGGCGTCGCATGGCTGATATTCGGTTCCGGAATCGAGACGCGCTCGCGCGGACCGACGCCCACGACGTCGCCCTCGAGTGCCTGCGGGCGGGGATCGAAGCCGCTCACCCGGCCGCGCGGGTCGACGAGACGATTGTCGTTCGCGACGGCACCCTCACCGTCACGACCGTCGACGGGACGACAACCGAGTACGACCTCGATGACTACGACGACGTCCTTCTGGTCGGGGGCGGTAACGCCGCGGGTCACTTCGCGACGGCGCTCGAGGACGAACTCGGCGATCGGCTGACCGACGGCGCCGTGGTCACGGACGATCCGAGCGAGACGGCGACGGTCGACCTGCTGGCCGGCGACCATCCGATTCCGAGCGAGCGCGGCGTCGAGCACGCGTCGAGTGTGCTCGAGATCGCCGAGCGCGCGGACGAGGACGACCTCGTGATCGCGACGATCACCGGCGGGGGCAGCGCGCTGCTTGCAGCCCCCGCCGAGCCGCTATCACTGTCCGATCTGCAGGCGGTCACCGAGGAACTGCTCGCCTGCGGCGCGACGATCGACGAGATCAACGCCGTCCGCAAGCACTGCTCGGCGATCAAGGGCGGCCAACTCGCTCGCGCCGCGGCGCCGGCGACCGTCGCGACGCTCGTCCTCAGCGACGTGGTCGGCGACGACCTGAGCGTGATCGCCAGCGGCCCTACCGTTCCGGATCCGTCGACGTACGGCGACGCTCTCGGAGTACTCGAGCGGTACGACCTCGACGTGCCGGCGGCGGTTCGAGACCACCTCGAAGCCGGCGCACGGGGGAACCGACCGGAGACGCCGACGGCCGACGATCCGGCGTTCGACCGGACGAGCGCGCACGTGCTCGGCAGCGGACGCACGGCGCTCGAGGCGGCCCGCGAAGCCGCCGCGGAGCGAGGGTACGAACCGCTCGTGCTCGCCGCAGGAGTGCGCGGCGAAGCGCGGGAGGCCGCGCTCACGCACGTCGCGATCGCCGAGGAGTGTCGCGAAACCGGCGAGCCGGCATCGCCGCCCGCTGTTCTGCTTTCAGGCGGCGAGACGACGGTCACGCTCGGCGACGAGCCCGGTTGCGGCGGGCCGAACCAGGAGTTCGTCCTGAACGGCGCGCTCGACCTCGAGGCCGACGGGATCGTGGTCGCGAGCGTCGACACGGACGGGATCGACGGTGCGACCGACGCCGCCGGTGCGATCGCGGACGCGACGACGGTGCCGGATGCGGAGGGGCGTGCCGCGCTCGAGCGCAACGACGTGTTGCCGGTGCTCGACGAGGCGGACGCCCTGCTCAGAACGGGGCCGACGGGGACGAACGTCAACGATCTCAGGGCGATCGTCGTCGAACCGGTCGAATGACGAACGGTCGGTAAGCTCGGCAGCGATTCGGACGTACGGCGCTGGCTCTCGAGTTATTTCCGCCCGCCCTCGAATGCCCATACTGTACTCTGTTCGATGAGTTTCCATTATTTCCATATCGTGTACCATTATTCAGCGGGGGCAGAAGCGTTTCAGCGTCGAACGGAGCGCCTAATCAGGGGGCTCGCGATACCGATCGGCGCCGCCTGATTACGTCAGTATTGCTGTAAACTGTCCGTCGTGCGGAAACCTTTTTTAGCGATGGCGGGTAGCATTCGGTAGTGACCGACACGAAGCCCGACGACCGCACCAGCGAGCCGTGCGGCTGTAAGGTCGGACGCATCGCCGACCAGTACGCCCTCGAGGGGCTCGACGACGAGCTCGTCCGCTACTGGACCGACCGGACGGAGGACCGCTACAGCACCCGCGACCTCGCGGAACACGTCAACCAACGGGTCCTCGCCGCCGCGCTCGACGAGGCCGGCCTCCAGTACAAGGACGGCGAAGTCGAGAACACCTACCGACTGCTCACGAGCGACGACGTCAGCAGCGGGACGCGCGTCCAGACGCGCAAGGAACTCGAGCGCGACGCCGTGCCGATCGAGGACGTCGAGAGCGACTTCGTCTCCCACCAGACGGTCTACAACCACCTGACCGACTGTCTCGAGGCGTCGCTCGAATCCCCCAGCGACGAGGAGCGACTCGAGCGAAGCCGGGACAAGCTCGGTGCGCTTCGGAACCGGACATCGGCCGTTACCGAGGACACGATCGACCAACTCGAGCGGGGCGACGTCCTCGACATCGGGGAGTTCAACGTGCTCGTGAACGTGACGGTGACCTGTGAGGAGTGCAAGACCCAGTACACGGTGCAGGATCTGTTCGATCAGGGTGGCTGTGACTGCCAGCAGTCCGCGGACTGAGTGCGCCCGATCGGTGATCGCTTACCGTCGCCGCAGTTCGCGACGTCTACTGGTCCTCACGTCCACCGGGACAACTGCAGCTCCGCTTTCGACACGTAGTTTCAGATCCGAATGATACTATTCGTTCTGGTAGCTCGAGCCAAGAGCGTGCGGTACTGTTCGGCAGGGGTGACTGTGGAGGTTCGGAGACGAGGGCAGCGGAATGCGTGAACCCCACCGTCGGTGTCCGTTCAGTCGATCGCGAACCGCAACAGCGCGCCGACGCCGTCGAAGGCCTCGGCGAAGCGGCTCCCGTCCGGGAAATCGTCGGGCACGACGACCGTCTCGCCGCCCTGTTCCATCGTGCGGTCGCCGAACGCCCGGAGCTGCTGGCCCTCGAGCGCCGTCGAGAGCAACAGCGTGTCCACGGCGTCGTACTCGAGCGCGTCGTCGACCTCGTCCGTGCCGTAGGCGACGGCTGCGTCGTCGTCGCGGACCGCCTCGAAGAACTCCTCGAGCGCGTCGCGGGCGTCGCGCCGATCGCGTTCGTCGATCGCCGACTGGCCCTTCTCCGCGAGTTGCCGAAGGCCCTGTTCGCTGGCGTACTCGACGGCGAACTCGCCGAGGAGCCGGTCCTCGAGTCGGTGATCGAGGTCGGCCTCCTCGCGGAAGTCCTCGACCGTGCCGGTCGTACCGCCGAGGAGGACGCCGTCGACCGGGCCGCTCTCGCAGAACTCGAGGACGGCGCGCTCGGCGACCTCGTCGAAGAACTCGCGCTTTTGCCGTTCGCGGTCGCGTTCGAACCGCTCGGCAGACTGACCGCCGGCGCTGGACTTGCCGGGGACGTCGCTGTCGAAGATCTCGATGGGTTCGACGCCGGTATCGTCGAGTCGGCCGAGGGCGGCGCCGCCGCGCTCGACGACGAGCAATCCGTAGGTCGAGTCGGGTTCGGCGACGGCCTCGAGCGGGGAGAGGTCGAACTCGTTGGCGTACTCGTAGATCGACTCGTCGATCGCCACGGGGAGGTCGTCGAAGACCGCTGTCACGAGATCGCCGTCGGGCGCGCCGGCGTA
This portion of the Halopiger aswanensis genome encodes:
- a CDS encoding glycerate kinase type-2 family protein codes for the protein MADIRFRNRDALARTDAHDVALECLRAGIEAAHPAARVDETIVVRDGTLTVTTVDGTTTEYDLDDYDDVLLVGGGNAAGHFATALEDELGDRLTDGAVVTDDPSETATVDLLAGDHPIPSERGVEHASSVLEIAERADEDDLVIATITGGGSALLAAPAEPLSLSDLQAVTEELLACGATIDEINAVRKHCSAIKGGQLARAAAPATVATLVLSDVVGDDLSVIASGPTVPDPSTYGDALGVLERYDLDVPAAVRDHLEAGARGNRPETPTADDPAFDRTSAHVLGSGRTALEAAREAAAERGYEPLVLAAGVRGEAREAALTHVAIAEECRETGEPASPPAVLLSGGETTVTLGDEPGCGGPNQEFVLNGALDLEADGIVVASVDTDGIDGATDAAGAIADATTVPDAEGRAALERNDVLPVLDEADALLRTGPTGTNVNDLRAIVVEPVE
- a CDS encoding MFS transporter, whose product is MDWRYRETVLALCTLAFFATMVGRLAFSPVVPEITGEFGVSNTHVGIALTGMWLAYAFAQYPSGILADRYGERLVILASVGGTGATCLLVVFAPHFAVFVLGAVLLGGAAGLHYSVATALLTRTYDDLGTAVGIHNAGAPAAGLITPVVVSWIAVRYGWRPAVSITAAVAVPAAVLFAWRVRPTEPRRPDQPLRERLSPGPMLEVLSRPPIVYTGVIAIIFDFTWQGLASFLPTFFVEFHGYATTTAGTMFAGYFIVQGVLQIAVGRIADRLGRDIGILCCAATGIAGLALLVVGTGLVALSSGIVLLGTGMGWGAAVFPRFMDHLSEAEQSAGFGLVRTVYMIVASTGSIAVGFVTDVAGWAASFGALAALLAIVLCLLAANRALDHRY
- the rdfA gene encoding rod-determining factor RdfA, producing MTDTKPDDRTSEPCGCKVGRIADQYALEGLDDELVRYWTDRTEDRYSTRDLAEHVNQRVLAAALDEAGLQYKDGEVENTYRLLTSDDVSSGTRVQTRKELERDAVPIEDVESDFVSHQTVYNHLTDCLEASLESPSDEERLERSRDKLGALRNRTSAVTEDTIDQLERGDVLDIGEFNVLVNVTVTCEECKTQYTVQDLFDQGGCDCQQSAD
- a CDS encoding NADP-dependent malic enzyme, which produces MSLEDDSLEYHAERPPGKLEIRTTKPTNTQRELSLAYSPGVAGPCRAIDEDPDEAYRYTVKGNLVGVVSNGSAVLGLGDIGPQASKPVMEGKGVLFKRFADIDVFDVELDHDDPDDFVDSVAGMEPTFGGINLEDIKAPECFVIEERLRERMDIPVFHDDQHGTAIISGAALLNATEIAGKDLEDLEVTFAGAGAAAVATARFYVSLGVKRENITMVDIDGILTTERAEAGDLNAYNREFAKDVPEGGLEQAMEGADVFVGLAAGGIVSQEMVRSMAADPIIFAMANPTPEIGYEEAKEARDDTVIMATGRSDYPNQVNNVLGFPFIFRGALDVRATEINEAMKVAAAEALADLAKEDVPDAVRKAYGDQPLQFGPEYIIPKPMDPRVLFELAPAVAQAAIDTGVARTDLEVDTYVEELEARLGKSREMMRVVLNKAQSDPKRLALAEGDNEKIIRAAYQLREQGIAEPVLIGNRDEIERTADELGLEFEPEIVDPETGDYDEYVDALYQRRKRKGITRTEAAEFIEDSNYFASVMVDQGDADAMLTGLTHHYPSALRPLLQVIGTAEDVDYAAGVYMLTFKNRVVFLADATVNQDPDAETLAEVTQHAADIARRFDVEPRAALLSYSDFGSVDNEGTRKPRRAAEILRDDPAVDFPVDGEMQADTAVVEETLQGTYEFADLDEPANVLVLPNLEAGNITYKLLQRLGGAEAVGPMLAGMAEPVHVLQRDDEVKDIVNLAAVATVEAQRSD
- a CDS encoding Vms1/Ankzf1 family peptidyl-tRNA hydrolase; this encodes MSMANYELHDRLDRLSSADADRDILVTLAVPPDESIGEARQPVETDYAEATQLDEQSFPEPLTDALETVRSELNDYEEVPENGLAIYAGAPDGDLVTAVFDDLPVAIDESIYEYANEFDLSPLEAVAEPDSTYGLLVVERGGAALGRLDDTGVEPIEIFDSDVPGKSSAGGQSAERFERDRERQKREFFDEVAERAVLEFCESGPVDGVLLGGTTGTVEDFREEADLDHRLEDRLLGEFAVEYASEQGLRQLAEKGQSAIDERDRRDARDALEEFFEAVRDDDAAVAYGTDEVDDALEYDAVDTLLLSTALEGQQLRAFGDRTMEQGGETVVVPDDFPDGSRFAEAFDGVGALLRFAID